The proteins below come from a single Benincasa hispida cultivar B227 chromosome 4, ASM972705v1, whole genome shotgun sequence genomic window:
- the LOC120076556 gene encoding LOB domain-containing protein 15-like has translation MSRERELQRVDEIGKKIKREIDQGFYDSLMGRRYILSPTGTLNTITPCAACKLLRRRCAQECPFSPYFSPHEPHKFASVHKVFGASNVAKMLMEVPESQRADAANSLVYEANLRLRDPVYGCMGAISALQHQLHTLQSDLNAITTQIFNYKFTHHPINNIHSPNSSSSHIASFISTAATPPAAPSTPPHSQPPPFSLPPPPPSSLSIFSPPIITTITASELINPVSTTQHISYFG, from the exons ATGTCAAGAGAAAG AGAATTGCAACGGGTGGATGAGATAGGGAAGAAGATAAAGAGGGAAATTGATCAAGGTTTTTATGATTCATTAATGGGAAGAAGATACATTTTGAGTCCAACTGGGACTTTGAATACAATAACACCATGTGCAGCTTGTAAGCTTTTAAGAAGAAGGTGTGCTCAAGAATGTCCATTTTCTCCTTATTTTTCTCCACATGAACCCCATAAATTCGCTTCGGTTCATAAGGTTTTTGGTGCCAGCAACGTCGCGAAGATGCTTATG GAGGTACCAGAGAGTCAAAGAGCGGATGCAGCAAACAGTCTTGTATACGAAGCAAATCTAAGGCTGAGAGATCCTGTATACGGTTGCATGGGTGCCATTTCTGCTCTTCAACATCAACTTCATACCTTACAATCTGACCTTAATGCCATCACtactcaaattttcaattacaaatttactcATCACCCCATCAATAATATCCATTCTCCTAATTCCTCTTCTTCACACATTGCTAGTTTCATTTCCACCGCCGCAACGCCACCTGCAGCTCCATCGACTCCACCGCATTCTCAACCGCCTCCGTTTTCTCTTCCGCCGCCACCTCCTTCTTCGTTGTCCATCTTTTCTCCTCCCATTATCACTACTATTACTGCGTCTGAATTAATTAACCCTGTCTCAACAACTCAACATATTTCCTACTTTggttaa
- the LOC120076346 gene encoding peroxidase P7-like, whose product MADSRFGGVLILTLSLFLLFLGNVSAQLSTGFYSSSCPNLLSTVKSSVRSAVSSEARMGASILRLFFHDCFVNGCDGSILLDDTSSFTGEKNANPNRNSARGFDVIDNIKTAVENACPGVVSCADILAIAARDSVVLLGGPSWNVKLGRRDARTASQSQANSDIPGPTSTLSQLSSRFSALGLSNTDLVALSGGHTIGQARCTTFRGRIYSNSTNIESSFARTRQSNCPNSSGTGDNNLAPLDLQTPNSFDNNYYKNLLQNKGLLQSDQVLFNGGSTDSTVRNYANAPARFLADFAAAMVRMGDISPLTGSNGEIRKNCRKVN is encoded by the exons ATGGCTGATTCAAGATTCGGAGGAGTTTTGATTTTGACTTTGAGTTTGTTTTTGCTCTTTTTGGGCAATGTATCAGCTCAACTTTCTACTGGTTTTTACTCTTCTTCTTGTCCAAATTTGTTGTCCACTGTCAAATCCTCTGTTCGTTCTGCTGTCTCCAGTGAGGCTCGCATGGGAGCTTCCATTCTTCGCTTGTTTTTTCATGATTGTTTCGTCAAT ggATGCGATGGGTCGATTTTGTTAGACGACACGTCGAGCTTTACTGGAGAGAAAAATGCAAACCCTAACAGAAATTCTGCTAGAGGCTTTGATGTTATTGATAACATTAAAACTGCTGTCGAAAATGCTTGTCCTGGCGTTGTTTCTTGTGCTGATATTCTCGCAATTGCTGCTCGTGACTCTGTCGTTCTC CTAGGAGGGCCGAGCTGGAATGTTAAGTTGGGAAGAAGAGACGCAAGAACTGCAAGCCAATCCCAAGCCAACAGTGACATCCCCGGGCCAACTTCAACCCTAAGCCAACTCAGCTCTAGATTCAGTGCTCTCGGACTATCTAACACCGACTTGGTCGCTCTTTCAG GTGGCCACACGATCGGGCAAGCGCGGTGCACGACATTTAGAGGCAGAATATACAGCAATAGCACAAACATTGAGAGTTCATTTGCAAGAACAAGGCAAAGCAACTGCCCCAATAGCTCGGGAACCGGAGACAACAATTTGGCTCCTTTGGATTTGCAAACTCCAAATTCATTCGACAACAACTACTACAAGAATCTTCTTCAGAACAAGGGCCTCCTACAATCTGATCAAGTTCTCTTCAATGGCGGATCTACGGACTCCACTGTTCGAAATTACGCAAATGCCCCTGCCCGTTTCTTGGCTGATTTTGCTGCTGCCATGGTCAGGATGGGGGATATTAGTCCTCTCACTGGCTCCAATGGTGAAATTAGGAAGAACTGCAGGAAGGTTAATTAA